From Granulicella sp. WH15, the proteins below share one genomic window:
- a CDS encoding glycoside hydrolase family 31 protein, giving the protein MHPFSSKLLLTLALPLASLTATAQTNVAASPTAPRLEPTVPGFVRVNADSLALTVPGMKTPPKFEAGPLLLHDFDFNGEPVATSKLHLRQLSPGVVEITSVAPTIGYWRFRIHDGGNYYGLGERFDTLNHAHTVVRNAGLDQAGPKGATTYKPIPFFMSTTGYGLWLDTTAEATFDMNVAQQEEITIDATAGRLRVVLFTGPRFPEILEHFTALEGRAVLPPYWAFAPWKARDVHQNDADVLEDIDKTRALGLPASVILIDSPWASGYNSYKFNPKQFHDVPGMIQHLHSEGFKLVLWHTGWINNKSDVPKEAGFADKVDLLSSNYAEAASQGFFVKNPDGTPWVGRWWKGQGSLIDFTNPRAKQWWQDQLRQVIKQGADGFKDDDAEGSFVGGADQVRFADGTDQRLMRNKYAVLYNNAVEELVQKDLKGNGVLFARSATVGANGIGFLWGGDNEASFSPENGLPTAVTAGLGAGLSGMPLWSADLGGYLGIADTPNQQLLMRWTEYAAFSPVMEVMSTKNISPWNFDANAGGTKALDAYKRYSILHMSMFPYRYAAAQVSAKTGIPILRALVLDYQDDQHAREAKDEYLFGPDLLVAPVIDENVSRVVYLPEGEWIDFFTGAAVKGGQSIVANAPLDAIPVYARAGTILPKIPEDVMTLVPQSESGNSSVKTLDNRRVYELLGPAASKPTSITDFEGRTLVRTGDTLDIVGSAAARMIVRFRFQHPRSVTCNGAPVSIKNDANGPYIEFDHAGSSKITWQ; this is encoded by the coding sequence ATGCACCCCTTCTCTTCGAAGCTGCTTCTGACCCTTGCCCTGCCCCTCGCGAGCCTGACCGCAACGGCCCAAACGAACGTCGCCGCCTCCCCGACTGCTCCGCGCCTCGAACCGACTGTCCCCGGCTTCGTGCGCGTGAACGCCGACTCCCTGGCCCTGACCGTGCCGGGCATGAAGACGCCGCCCAAGTTCGAGGCCGGACCGCTGTTGCTGCACGACTTCGACTTTAACGGCGAGCCGGTCGCTACCTCGAAGCTACACCTGCGCCAGCTCTCCCCCGGCGTCGTCGAGATCACCTCCGTCGCTCCCACCATCGGCTACTGGCGCTTCCGCATCCATGACGGCGGCAATTACTACGGCCTGGGCGAGCGCTTCGACACCCTGAACCACGCCCACACTGTCGTCCGCAACGCGGGGCTGGACCAGGCCGGGCCGAAGGGCGCAACCACCTACAAGCCGATCCCGTTCTTCATGTCCACCACCGGCTATGGGCTCTGGCTCGACACCACCGCCGAGGCCACCTTCGACATGAACGTCGCCCAGCAGGAGGAGATCACCATCGACGCCACCGCCGGACGGCTGCGCGTCGTGCTCTTCACCGGGCCGCGCTTTCCCGAGATCCTCGAGCACTTCACCGCGCTCGAAGGCCGCGCCGTGCTGCCGCCCTACTGGGCCTTCGCGCCGTGGAAGGCCCGCGACGTTCATCAGAACGACGCCGATGTGCTGGAGGATATCGACAAGACCCGCGCGCTGGGGCTGCCCGCCTCGGTCATCCTGATCGACTCGCCGTGGGCCTCGGGTTACAACAGCTACAAGTTCAACCCCAAGCAGTTCCACGACGTTCCGGGGATGATCCAGCACCTGCACTCCGAGGGCTTCAAGCTGGTTCTCTGGCACACGGGCTGGATCAACAATAAGTCCGATGTGCCCAAGGAGGCGGGCTTCGCCGATAAGGTGGATCTGCTCTCGTCGAACTACGCCGAAGCCGCCAGCCAGGGCTTCTTCGTCAAGAACCCCGACGGCACACCGTGGGTAGGGCGCTGGTGGAAGGGCCAGGGGTCGCTGATCGACTTCACCAACCCTCGCGCGAAGCAGTGGTGGCAGGACCAGTTGCGGCAGGTCATCAAGCAGGGAGCAGACGGCTTCAAGGACGACGACGCCGAGGGCAGCTTCGTCGGCGGGGCCGACCAGGTGAGGTTTGCCGACGGCACCGACCAGCGGTTGATGCGCAACAAGTATGCCGTACTCTACAACAACGCGGTCGAGGAGCTGGTCCAGAAGGACCTGAAGGGCAACGGCGTCCTCTTCGCCCGCTCGGCGACGGTGGGGGCCAACGGCATCGGCTTCCTGTGGGGCGGCGATAACGAGGCCAGCTTCAGCCCGGAGAACGGCCTGCCGACCGCGGTTACGGCTGGTCTGGGCGCGGGCCTCTCGGGGATGCCGCTGTGGTCGGCCGACCTGGGCGGCTACCTCGGCATCGCCGACACCCCCAACCAACAGCTACTGATGCGCTGGACCGAGTACGCCGCCTTCTCGCCCGTCATGGAGGTGATGAGCACGAAGAACATCTCGCCGTGGAACTTCGACGCCAACGCTGGAGGCACCAAGGCGCTCGATGCCTATAAACGCTACTCCATCCTGCACATGTCGATGTTCCCCTACCGCTACGCCGCCGCGCAGGTCTCGGCCAAGACCGGAATCCCGATCCTGCGGGCTCTGGTGCTCGACTACCAGGACGACCAGCACGCCCGCGAGGCCAAGGACGAGTACCTCTTCGGGCCGGACCTGCTGGTCGCACCGGTGATCGACGAGAACGTCAGCCGCGTGGTCTACCTGCCGGAGGGCGAGTGGATCGACTTCTTCACCGGGGCAGCGGTCAAGGGCGGACAGAGCATCGTGGCCAACGCGCCGCTCGATGCGATCCCCGTCTACGCCCGCGCCGGAACCATCCTGCCCAAGATTCCCGAGGACGTGATGACGCTGGTGCCGCAGTCCGAGTCCGGCAACAGCAGCGTCAAGACGCTCGACAACCGCCGCGTCTACGAGCTGCTGGGACCGGCGGCGTCGAAGCCCACCAGCATCACGGACTTCGAGGGCCGGACACTGGTGCGGACGGGCGATACGCTCGACATCGTGGGAAGCGCGGCGGCGCGCATGATCGTGCGCTTCCGCTTCCAGCACCCGCGCAGCGTCACCTGTAACGGAGCACCTGTCTCGATCAAAAACGACGCCAACGGCCCCTACATCGAGTTTGACCACGCGGGGAGCAGCAAGATCACCTGGCAGTAG
- a CDS encoding transaldolase: MATLLEQLRSMTTVVADTGDINSIEKFKPQDSTTNPSLIAAAAAQPEYADIVDGVLRQARIDAGTGATDDEVAKLAFKSLAVAFGKKILEIVPGRVSTEVDARLSFDEEGSIAAAKDIIAQYDKAGISRDRVLIKLASTWEGIKAAEKLELEGIHCNLTLLFGLHQAIACAEAKVTLISPFVGRILDWYKKDTGKEYTGAEDPGVKSVTTIFNYYKKFDYKTVVMGASFRNIGEIEELAGCDLLTIAPKLLAELDATEGELPKKLDAAHAKTLDIQKIPMDKATFDAMHAEDRMAKDKLQEGIDGFSKALVDLEKLLSKRLSELDK; the protein is encoded by the coding sequence ATGGCTACGTTGCTGGAACAGCTTCGCTCGATGACGACGGTGGTTGCCGATACGGGCGACATTAACTCGATTGAAAAGTTCAAGCCGCAGGATTCGACGACCAATCCTTCGCTGATCGCCGCCGCCGCGGCACAGCCCGAGTACGCGGACATCGTGGACGGCGTGCTGCGGCAGGCCCGCATCGACGCCGGTACCGGCGCGACCGATGACGAAGTGGCCAAGCTGGCGTTCAAGTCGCTGGCCGTGGCCTTCGGCAAGAAGATTCTCGAGATCGTTCCCGGCCGCGTCTCGACCGAGGTCGATGCACGCCTCTCGTTCGACGAAGAGGGCTCCATCGCTGCTGCAAAGGACATCATCGCGCAGTACGACAAGGCGGGAATCTCGCGCGACCGCGTGCTCATCAAGCTGGCGTCCACCTGGGAGGGCATCAAGGCTGCGGAGAAGCTCGAGCTTGAGGGCATCCACTGCAACCTGACGCTGCTCTTCGGCCTGCACCAGGCGATTGCCTGCGCCGAGGCCAAGGTGACCCTGATCTCGCCGTTCGTCGGCCGTATCCTCGACTGGTACAAGAAGGACACCGGCAAGGAGTACACCGGCGCTGAGGACCCCGGCGTCAAGTCGGTCACGACGATCTTCAACTACTACAAGAAATTCGACTACAAGACGGTCGTCATGGGCGCGAGCTTCCGTAATATCGGCGAGATCGAGGAGCTGGCCGGTTGCGATCTGCTGACGATCGCTCCGAAGCTGCTGGCCGAGCTGGACGCGACCGAGGGCGAGCTACCCAAGAAGCTGGACGCGGCTCACGCCAAGACGCTCGATATCCAGAAGATTCCGATGGATAAGGCGACCTTCGACGCGATGCACGCCGAGGACCGCATGGCCAAGGACAAGCTGCAGGAGGGAATCGACGGCTTCTCGAAGGCACTCGTGGACCTCGAAAAGCTGCTGTCGAAGCGGCTGAGCGAGCTGGACAAGTAA
- a CDS encoding glycosyltransferase family 4 protein — METSPTKQKPFVVAFNRDRDFYQVPLALEEGGMLETFITDLYSSPQNERIFPSLKHRKIEGLPPSRTRNSLKALLLQVFGPRLGMKPLDLWWKVDSELGRRAANEAIRTGADLFLYSQYAYEAFTHPKLADRRRVLFWVHPHRTLIVNTLAEDQERFPEFAWAVKENVQEERKQVREDVELERADLIFCASSFTKRSLLCAGKAAETIHVAPYGATPQKSFSVPRTGPECRFLFVGQGRQRKGLHHLLMAWKRLALPNATLTLICSHLDAALQPHVTPDIRVRSNIPKNELNAEFANAHVFIMPSLVEGFGLVYLEALAAGCYVIGTENTGLPDLGVPPDLASVVDAGGMEQMMQALEGAYQRHFREGLPHAEIEKFSDELRWSGFRERIREGLAASLVSAGS, encoded by the coding sequence ATGGAGACCTCCCCCACCAAGCAGAAGCCGTTCGTGGTCGCCTTCAACCGGGACCGCGACTTCTACCAGGTTCCCCTGGCCCTCGAAGAGGGAGGCATGCTCGAGACGTTCATCACCGACCTCTACTCCAGCCCACAGAACGAGCGCATCTTTCCCAGCCTCAAACATCGCAAGATCGAAGGCCTTCCCCCCAGCCGGACGCGCAACAGCCTGAAGGCGCTGCTGTTGCAGGTCTTCGGCCCGCGCCTGGGGATGAAGCCGCTCGACCTCTGGTGGAAGGTGGACTCGGAGCTGGGCCGCCGCGCCGCCAACGAGGCCATCCGCACCGGCGCCGACCTCTTCCTCTACAGCCAGTACGCCTACGAGGCCTTCACCCACCCCAAACTCGCGGATCGTCGCCGCGTACTCTTCTGGGTCCACCCCCATCGCACCCTCATCGTCAACACGCTGGCCGAGGATCAGGAGCGCTTCCCCGAGTTCGCCTGGGCCGTCAAGGAGAACGTTCAGGAGGAGCGCAAGCAGGTACGCGAGGACGTCGAGCTGGAGCGGGCCGACCTGATCTTCTGCGCCAGCTCGTTCACCAAGCGCTCGCTGCTCTGCGCGGGCAAGGCCGCCGAGACCATCCACGTGGCTCCCTACGGCGCGACGCCCCAGAAGTCCTTCTCGGTGCCGCGCACCGGGCCTGAGTGCCGCTTCCTCTTCGTCGGGCAGGGCAGGCAGCGCAAGGGATTGCATCATCTGCTGATGGCGTGGAAGCGGCTCGCGCTGCCCAACGCCACCCTCACCCTCATCTGCTCGCACCTGGACGCGGCCCTGCAGCCCCACGTGACCCCCGACATCCGGGTCCGGTCGAATATCCCCAAGAACGAGCTGAACGCCGAGTTCGCCAACGCCCACGTCTTCATCATGCCGTCGCTGGTCGAGGGCTTCGGCCTCGTCTACCTCGAGGCGCTGGCGGCCGGCTGCTACGTGATCGGCACGGAGAACACGGGGCTGCCCGATCTCGGGGTTCCGCCCGATCTCGCCAGCGTCGTCGATGCCGGGGGCATGGAGCAGATGATGCAGGCGCTCGAGGGAGCCTACCAGCGGCACTTCCGCGAGGGGCTGCCCCATGCGGAGATCGAGAAGTTCTCCGACGAGCTGCGCTGGAGCGGCTTCCGCGAGCGCATCCGCGAAGGGCTGGCCGCCTCCCTGGTGAGCGCCGGTTCTTAG
- a CDS encoding BadF/BadG/BcrA/BcrD ATPase family protein: protein MSFFLAVDAGGTKADLVLADEARELARVRTGTIKRMRVDAATAAANLDAGLAEIVAKGGVSLRDVTRTCVGTAGESVPLVAAWLREAFAARVGGELVLVGDVEIALDAAFPGGPGVLVMAGTGSNVAGRGLAGVIETAGGTGPVLSDQGSGYRIGYEGLRAGFLSRDERRETGLLGAVMEFWGLGSVEELMEYANSVPPPDFSRLTEPVVRLAEQGDVVAGEVLQRQGEELGYLVRLVMRRLDGVSTMACAGSVLEKVMPVRDAMVEAVRREFPGVGVLDGVVDPVAGALWRARKGKTL, encoded by the coding sequence ATGAGTTTTTTTCTGGCGGTGGATGCGGGCGGGACTAAGGCCGACCTGGTGCTGGCCGATGAGGCGCGCGAGCTGGCGCGGGTGCGGACGGGCACGATCAAGCGGATGCGGGTGGATGCGGCAACGGCTGCGGCGAACCTCGACGCGGGGTTGGCAGAGATTGTGGCTAAGGGCGGGGTCTCCTTGCGCGACGTGACGCGGACGTGCGTGGGCACAGCGGGCGAGAGCGTGCCGCTGGTGGCCGCGTGGCTGCGCGAGGCGTTCGCGGCTCGGGTGGGCGGGGAGCTGGTGCTGGTGGGCGACGTGGAGATCGCACTGGACGCGGCGTTTCCCGGTGGGCCGGGGGTGCTGGTGATGGCGGGGACGGGCTCGAATGTCGCGGGCCGGGGGCTGGCCGGGGTGATCGAGACGGCGGGCGGCACGGGGCCGGTGCTGTCGGATCAGGGCTCGGGGTACAGGATCGGGTACGAGGGGCTGCGGGCTGGGTTTTTATCCCGGGATGAGCGGCGGGAGACCGGGCTGCTCGGGGCCGTGATGGAGTTCTGGGGGCTGGGGTCGGTGGAGGAGCTGATGGAGTATGCGAACAGCGTGCCGCCGCCCGATTTTTCGCGGCTGACGGAGCCGGTGGTGCGGCTGGCGGAGCAGGGCGATGTGGTGGCCGGAGAGGTCCTGCAACGTCAGGGGGAGGAGCTGGGGTACCTGGTGCGTCTGGTAATGCGGCGACTGGATGGGGTTTCGACGATGGCCTGTGCGGGCAGTGTGCTGGAGAAGGTGATGCCGGTGCGGGATGCGATGGTGGAGGCGGTGCGGCGGGAGTTTCCCGGGGTCGGGGTGCTGGATGGAGTGGTTGATCCGGTGGCCGGGGCGTTGTGGCGGGCCAGAAAGGGCAAGACCCTTTGA
- the murQ gene encoding N-acetylmuramic acid 6-phosphate etherase — protein sequence MASTDLAALSTEARNPRSEQLDELSTLDLLTVVNDEDATVAATVRAALPTVAQVVDAISARFTTGGRLFYIGAGTSGRLGVLDASECPPTFSVSPELFVGLIAGGDSALRRSSEKSEDSKEEGARDLAAAGFGAGDSLVGIAASGRTPYVIGALEYARQLGGLTVALTCVAGSEMGRVADHSIEVVTGPEVLTGSTRMKAGTATKMVLNMISTGVMVRQGAVFGNLMVNVQPTNEKLVDRAERIIVAATGCDMPRAARLLAEGGSVKIAIAMQMLGVDRAAAEQRLRTSSGRLRTILPAGKR from the coding sequence ATGGCCAGTACTGATCTCGCAGCCCTCTCCACCGAAGCCCGCAACCCGCGCTCCGAGCAGCTCGACGAGCTATCCACGCTCGATCTGCTCACCGTCGTCAACGACGAGGACGCCACCGTCGCCGCCACCGTCCGGGCCGCGCTGCCCACCGTCGCGCAGGTCGTCGACGCCATCTCCGCACGCTTCACCACAGGCGGACGCCTCTTCTACATCGGAGCCGGAACCAGCGGGCGGCTGGGCGTGCTCGACGCCAGCGAGTGCCCGCCGACCTTCTCGGTCTCGCCGGAGCTGTTCGTCGGCCTCATCGCGGGAGGCGACTCCGCCCTGCGCCGCTCGTCGGAAAAGAGCGAGGACTCAAAGGAGGAGGGAGCACGCGACCTTGCCGCCGCTGGGTTCGGCGCGGGCGACTCGCTGGTAGGGATCGCCGCCAGCGGCCGCACGCCCTACGTCATCGGCGCGCTGGAGTATGCCCGCCAGCTCGGAGGTCTTACCGTCGCCCTGACCTGCGTCGCGGGTTCGGAGATGGGCCGCGTCGCCGACCACTCCATCGAAGTCGTCACCGGGCCGGAGGTGCTCACCGGCTCCACCCGCATGAAGGCCGGAACCGCGACCAAGATGGTGCTGAACATGATCTCGACCGGCGTGATGGTGCGTCAGGGAGCGGTCTTCGGCAACCTGATGGTCAACGTGCAGCCCACCAACGAGAAGCTGGTCGATCGCGCCGAGCGTATCATCGTCGCGGCCACGGGCTGCGATATGCCGCGCGCGGCCCGGCTGCTGGCCGAGGGCGGAAGCGTCAAGATCGCGATTGCGATGCAGATGCTGGGGGTAGACCGTGCGGCTGCAGAGCAGCGCCTGCGGACCAGCAGTGGGCGGCTGAGGACAATCCTTCCGGCTGGAAAAAGGTAA
- the ruvB gene encoding Holliday junction branch migration DNA helicase RuvB, with protein MSDPTNPNDPDRIVSAGRVEDDDAFELKLRPTRLSEFIGQTKAKEQLAIALEAAKSRGEALDHVLLFGPPGLGKTTLATIIANEMGVGFQQTSGPALQIQGDLTAILSNIKDKQVLFLDEMHRLQPVLQEKLYTALEDYSLDIMIGSGPAARTFILDIKPFTFVAATTRPGLLSSPMRARFGILLRLEFYTDDELRFVVERSAEVLGVPIDRDGAAEIAMRSRGTPRIANRLLRRVRDYAQVRANGHIDRPTAMAALEMLEVDAHGFDELDRRLLRTIIEKYDGGPVGLNTLAAALAEEQDALEEVYEPFLIQIGFLDRTPRGRVATRLAYEHLGIEMPGRLSLF; from the coding sequence TTGAGCGACCCCACCAATCCGAACGATCCTGACCGCATCGTCTCCGCTGGACGCGTCGAAGACGACGACGCTTTCGAGCTGAAGCTGCGGCCTACGCGGCTCTCCGAGTTCATTGGCCAGACCAAGGCCAAGGAGCAGCTCGCCATCGCGCTCGAGGCCGCCAAGAGCCGCGGCGAGGCGCTGGACCACGTGCTGCTCTTCGGGCCTCCGGGTCTGGGCAAGACCACGCTCGCGACCATCATCGCCAATGAGATGGGCGTCGGCTTCCAGCAGACCAGTGGACCGGCGTTGCAGATTCAGGGCGACCTGACCGCTATCCTCTCGAATATCAAGGATAAGCAGGTGCTGTTTCTGGACGAGATGCACCGCCTGCAACCTGTCTTGCAGGAGAAGCTCTACACCGCGCTTGAGGATTACTCGCTGGATATCATGATCGGCTCCGGGCCTGCCGCGCGGACGTTCATCCTTGATATCAAGCCCTTTACCTTTGTCGCAGCGACGACCCGGCCGGGGCTGCTCTCCTCGCCCATGCGGGCGCGCTTCGGCATCCTGCTGCGGCTGGAGTTTTATACCGACGACGAGCTGCGTTTTGTCGTCGAGCGTTCGGCCGAGGTGCTGGGTGTGCCCATCGACCGCGATGGGGCGGCGGAGATCGCCATGCGCTCGCGGGGGACGCCGAGGATCGCCAACCGGCTGCTGCGTCGGGTGCGCGACTATGCGCAGGTGCGGGCCAATGGCCATATCGACCGGCCCACGGCGATGGCCGCTCTGGAGATGCTGGAGGTCGATGCACACGGCTTCGATGAGCTGGACCGGCGGCTGCTGCGGACGATTATCGAGAAGTACGATGGCGGGCCGGTGGGGCTGAACACGCTGGCCGCTGCGTTGGCTGAGGAGCAGGACGCGCTCGAGGAGGTCTACGAGCCGTTTTTGATCCAGATCGGCTTCCTCGACCGGACGCCACGTGGCCGGGTGGCGACGCGGCTGGCGTATGAGCACCTGGGCATTGAGATGCCGGGTCGATTGAGCCTCTTCTAA
- a CDS encoding SDR family NAD(P)-dependent oxidoreductase, with amino-acid sequence MNLTGNTIFITGGGSGIGRALAEALHKLGNQVIISGRRKTHLDATTEANPGMQSVELNIEDPASIAAVAAKLIADFPALNVLINNAGIMQIDDASAPVSDEVLVSTVTTNLLGPVRMTSALIEHLKAQPAAAVMNVTSGLAYTPMAPTAIYSATKAALHSYTLSERYKLKGTSVKVIEIVPPYVQTELMGTHQASDPRAMPLADYIAETIQLLGTDAEEILVQRVLPLRNNAGPNEAAFVNQFNDIITQNPHH; translated from the coding sequence ATGAATCTGACAGGAAATACGATCTTTATCACGGGCGGCGGCTCCGGCATCGGCCGGGCTCTGGCCGAGGCGCTGCACAAGCTGGGCAACCAGGTCATCATCTCGGGACGCCGCAAGACCCACCTGGACGCCACGACCGAGGCCAATCCGGGGATGCAGTCCGTGGAGCTGAACATTGAAGACCCGGCGAGCATCGCGGCGGTCGCGGCCAAGCTGATCGCCGACTTCCCCGCGCTGAACGTGCTCATCAACAACGCGGGCATCATGCAGATCGACGACGCCTCGGCTCCTGTCAGCGATGAGGTGCTGGTCTCGACCGTGACGACGAACCTGCTCGGCCCCGTGCGGATGACCTCCGCGCTCATCGAGCATCTGAAGGCACAGCCCGCGGCGGCGGTGATGAACGTGACCTCGGGACTAGCTTACACGCCGATGGCCCCGACAGCGATCTACTCGGCCACCAAGGCGGCGCTGCACTCCTACACGCTCTCCGAGCGGTACAAGCTGAAGGGCACGTCGGTAAAGGTGATCGAGATCGTCCCGCCGTACGTCCAGACGGAGCTGATGGGGACGCACCAGGCCAGCGATCCTCGGGCTATGCCGCTGGCGGATTACATCGCCGAGACGATCCAGTTGCTGGGGACCGATGCGGAGGAGATTCTGGTCCAGAGAGTGCTGCCGCTGCGGAATAACGCCGGTCCGAATGAGGCTGCGTTCGTCAACCAGTTCAACGACATCATCACCCAGAATCCGCACCATTGA
- a CDS encoding GGDEF domain-containing protein has translation MRIPLPGMALPAFFTSPMDYRTLFISDLTSHVIYMIALCALAVGNRRVRGLRWFAACLLVDVLKVVMQSLRGFHPLPLTTFLAVFVGNELNDFSFIAMYLGYRWFLLRQPLGHQPLGQPALPRQPQRSRLGLGLLLGSMALYGVVLLLHTPWIFFFAILPVFVACVLSVVLLLRTPRGPFFVVSRVTAAIFGLQILVMAYRTVLITLDFSGPNIHAPMTDPRWLVSMMLLTMLDSCFVATFLWFYVVELQATLRHQARTDNLTGALNRRALDEEAEREISRCRRQGLPLSLIVLDIDHFKILNDARGHDAGDIALRSFVSLLSTKLRSQDWIGRSGGEEFMVLLPETPMSEALEVAERMRAATASHAVLYEGQPICITASLGVAVLKASQDSSDSWESLRRRGDLAMYTAKRHGRNCVVEQIEEAPVLLREPASVITFFQPEGLSSAAHCWSAGAALQPHGLPPASASQSRS, from the coding sequence ATGCGAATCCCACTCCCCGGCATGGCTCTCCCTGCTTTTTTCACATCCCCCATGGACTACCGGACCCTCTTCATCTCGGACCTTACCTCTCATGTCATCTACATGATCGCGCTGTGCGCGCTGGCGGTAGGCAATCGCCGGGTGCGTGGGTTGCGCTGGTTCGCGGCCTGCCTGCTGGTGGACGTCCTCAAGGTCGTCATGCAGTCGCTGCGCGGGTTCCATCCGCTGCCGCTTACGACCTTCCTGGCCGTCTTCGTCGGCAATGAGCTTAACGACTTCAGCTTCATCGCCATGTACCTCGGCTATCGCTGGTTCCTGTTACGGCAACCCCTGGGACATCAGCCTTTGGGGCAACCGGCTTTGCCGCGCCAGCCCCAGCGCAGCCGGCTCGGGCTGGGCCTGCTCCTGGGCAGTATGGCGCTCTACGGGGTCGTTCTCCTGCTGCACACCCCCTGGATCTTCTTCTTCGCCATCCTGCCCGTCTTCGTCGCCTGTGTCCTCTCCGTCGTGCTGCTGTTGCGCACGCCCCGGGGGCCGTTCTTCGTCGTCTCGAGGGTGACGGCAGCTATCTTCGGGCTACAGATTCTCGTCATGGCCTACCGTACCGTGCTGATTACGCTGGACTTCAGCGGCCCCAACATCCACGCGCCGATGACCGACCCGCGCTGGCTCGTCTCCATGATGCTGCTGACGATGCTCGACTCCTGCTTCGTCGCCACGTTCCTCTGGTTCTACGTCGTGGAGCTGCAAGCCACGCTGCGCCACCAGGCCCGCACTGACAACCTGACCGGAGCGCTCAACCGCCGGGCGCTGGACGAGGAGGCCGAGCGCGAGATCAGCCGATGTCGCCGTCAGGGCCTGCCCCTCTCGCTGATCGTGCTCGACATCGACCACTTCAAGATCCTGAACGACGCGCGCGGCCACGACGCCGGAGATATCGCCCTGCGCTCCTTCGTCTCGCTGCTCTCCACCAAGCTGCGCTCGCAGGACTGGATCGGCAGGTCGGGCGGGGAGGAGTTCATGGTGCTGCTGCCCGAGACGCCGATGTCCGAGGCTCTCGAAGTAGCCGAGCGCATGAGGGCCGCCACCGCGTCCCATGCGGTCCTGTACGAGGGCCAGCCGATCTGCATCACGGCCAGCCTGGGCGTGGCCGTACTCAAGGCCTCGCAGGATTCCAGCGATTCGTGGGAGTCCCTGCGGCGGCGCGGAGACCTCGCGATGTATACGGCCAAGCGTCACGGCCGCAACTGCGTCGTCGAGCAGATTGAGGAGGCTCCCGTCCTGCTGCGGGAACCGGCCAGCGTGATTACCTTTTTCCAGCCGGAAGGATTGTCCTCAGCCGCCCACTGCTGGTCCGCAGGCGCTGCTCTGCAGCCGCACGGTCTACCCCCAGCATCTGCATCGCAATCGCGATCTTGA
- a CDS encoding TrmH family RNA methyltransferase: protein MQPELQSRVVVVLVRARNPSNIGAVARAMHDLGYTHLRIVNEYPVPFAAAKSAVDASSVLDAATEHTSLADALADCTLVLGTTAVGERVLEHPLYLLPQAAPVVAEALATPEARVALLFGSEKTGLSNDELSHCHALVTIPMNDRSGDRHLSMNLGQAAAVCLYQLALEPAPAAAPDPDPPASAAEVDRIHGLFREVLDDSGYSRRHPANSREAATRRLVLRMALTSSDATVWSGILRQLLHAVRK from the coding sequence ATGCAGCCTGAGCTTCAGTCCCGTGTCGTCGTCGTCCTGGTTCGTGCCCGTAACCCCTCCAACATCGGGGCCGTCGCCCGCGCCATGCACGACCTCGGCTACACCCATCTCCGCATCGTCAACGAGTACCCCGTTCCCTTTGCCGCGGCCAAGTCCGCCGTGGACGCCAGCTCTGTGCTGGACGCCGCCACCGAGCACACCTCGCTCGCCGATGCGCTTGCGGACTGCACCCTTGTGCTCGGCACCACTGCCGTCGGGGAGCGTGTCCTCGAGCACCCGCTCTACCTGCTCCCCCAGGCCGCGCCCGTCGTTGCCGAGGCTCTGGCTACGCCCGAGGCCAGGGTCGCCCTGCTCTTCGGGTCGGAGAAGACCGGCCTCTCGAACGACGAACTGAGCCACTGCCACGCGCTCGTCACCATCCCTATGAACGACCGCTCGGGCGACCGGCACCTCTCCATGAACCTTGGTCAGGCCGCCGCCGTCTGCCTCTATCAACTGGCGCTGGAGCCTGCCCCCGCAGCCGCTCCCGACCCCGACCCGCCCGCCAGCGCCGCCGAGGTGGACCGCATCCACGGCCTCTTCCGCGAGGTGCTCGACGACTCCGGCTACAGCCGCCGCCACCCCGCCAACTCCCGTGAAGCCGCCACCCGCCGCCTCGTCCTGCGCATGGCCCTCACGTCGTCCGATGCAACTGTCTGGTCCGGCATCCTGCGCCAACTGCTGCACGCTGTTCGTAAATAG